The genomic DNA ACGCTCACCGCGTTGGAGATCGTGCTCGGCATCGACAACATCATCTTCATTTCGATCATGGCGGCCAAGCTGCCGGTCCACCAGCAGCAGAAGGCCCGGCAGCTCGGTCTGGCGCTGGCGCTCCTGATGCGGCTCGCGCTGCTCGCCTCCATCTCCTGGGTGGCGACCCTCACGGAACCGCTGGTCACCGTGTTCGGCATGGGCTTCTCGGGCCGCGACCTGATCCTGCTCGGCGGTGGCCTGTTCCTGCTGGCCAAGGGCACCATCGAGATCCACAACACCGTGGAGGGCCACGAGGAGGACAGCGCCGCCCCCAAGCTCGCCAGCTTCGGCGCGGTGGTCGGGCAGATCATCGTGCTGGACATCGTCTTCTCGCTGGACAGCGTGATCACCGCGGTCGGCATGTCCAACGACCTGCCGGTGATGGTCACCGCCGTCATCATCGCCATGGCGGTGATGCTGTTCGCCGCCCGGCCGGTGGGCGACTTCGTGAACCGCCACGTCACCGTGAAGATGCTGGCCCTGTCCTTCCTGCTTCTGGTCGGCGTGGCGCTGATCGCCGACGGCTTCGGCTTCCACATCCCGAAGGGCTACCTGTACTTCGCCATCGCCTTCTCGACGCTGGTCGAGGCGCTGAACCTGATGGCCGCCGCCCGCCGCAAACGGAAGAAGGCCGAAGCGCACTGACGCTCCGGCCTTCCTGAACGGGTCTTCCGACGGGCCGCCCCTTCGCTGGGGCGGCCCGTTCGCCTTTTCGGGTCAGGTCCGCATCAGACCGTCGCGGAACTCCACCTCCTCCACCAGATGCTCGTAGGCGAGCTTGAACAGGTCGCGGATCGAGACGATGCCGACCGCACGCTTGCCCTGGGTAATCGGCAGGTGGCGGTAATGCTTGGACTGCATCAGGGTCAACGCCTCGATGGCGTCCGCGTCCGGCGACAGGGTGTCCGGGTTGCGGGTCATGATCGCCGACACCTCGGTCTCGAAGGCGTCGATCTGGGTGGAGAGCACCTTGTTGTTCAGGTCGCGCTCGGTGACGATGCCGACGAGGTCGCCGTGGTTCACCACCAGAACGGCGCCGATGTTCTTCTCCGCCATCAGCTTCGACACGGTCAGGACGGAGGTGTCCTCCGTCACCAGGATGAGTTCCTGCGACTTCACCACGTCCGGAACCAGCTTCCGCTTCATCATTTCCCCCAATTTGTAATTTGTTTACAAACTCAAGCGCTACAGGGAAACAATAGCAAATCTCGCGGGTGCGAAACTGCGGCAGAAGACCGCACCTCGGACGGGGTGGTCCGGATTGGGGGCCTGAATGGACGGTCAGCGGCGGCGCAGGACGACGGTCAGGTTGTTGGCGGGCATCTCCACCAGCTCAGCCAGGGCGAAGCCGGCGGCGGCGCGCTCCACCGCGTCGAGGTCGCGCACGCCCCAGGCGGGGTTGCGGGCCTTCAGGTCGGCGTCGAAGGCGGCGTTGCTCGTCGCGCTGTGCCGGCCGCCGCGCGTGAAGGGGCCGTAGAGCAGCAGCGGCCCGCCCGTGGGCAAAAGGCGGGCGGCCCCGGCGAACAGGCCGAGCGCCGCCTCCCACGGGGCGATGTGGATCATGTTGATGCAGACCACCGCATCGGCGCTGTGGACCGGCCAGTCGGGCGCGGCGGCGTCGAGATCCAGCGGGTCGCGCAGGTTGGTCAGCGCGGCGGCGGCGGCCCAGGAGCGGACGCTGTCGCGCAAGGCCGGGTCGGGGTCGCTCGGCTGCCACGTCACGCCGGGAAGCGCCTCGGCGAAGGCGACGGCGTGCTGGCCGGTGCCGCTCGCCACCTCCAGCACCAGACCTTGCGGCGGCAGGACGCGGCGCAGCACCTCCAGGATGGGCGCGCGGTTGCGCTCCGTCGCGGGGGCGTGGCGGCGGGACTCCTCAGGGTGCAGTGGATCGAACATGCTGGGCAGGCTACCCCCGCCGGGCGTCCAGGGCAACCGTGGCGGGGCCGGAGCGTCCGGCCATCCAGGCCCCCGCGGCGAGCAGCGCCGCGCTGACCAGCACCACAGCGGTGGCGCCCACCAGGGCGGAATCGAAACTGCCGGTGCGTGCCACCACCAGCCCCGCCGGCACCGGCCCGACGATCTGTCCCAGCCCGTAGACGGCGGTCAGTGCGCCGATGACTCGGGCCGACGCCCCGCCCGACAACTGCCGGCCCAGCGTGAAGGACAGGGTGACGATACCGATGAAGGTCCCGCCGAACAGCGCCGCCGACACCACCGCGGCGGCGGGAGACCCGGTGATGGGCAGCAGGATGCCCACGGCCTGCACGACATGGGCGAGGATCAGCGCCCGCCAGAGACCGAGCTTCCGTCCCGCCGCCGCCCAGACGATGCCGGACGGCATGGCCGCCAGCCCGGTGACCATCCAGGCCGCGGCACCCAGCTGCGCCGTCTCCGGCATGGTCTTCAGGATGGCGACCAGGAAGGTGCCGGTCACGATGTAACCCGCCCCCTCCAGGAAATAGGCCAGAGTCAGCAGGACCAGCGGGGCGGAGGGCTGGGGGCTGCCACCCCCCGCCGTCCCGGCGGCGGTGTGAGCGGCCGCCCTCGGCGGGTCGGTCACCCACAGCCAGGACAGGGTACCGAAGCCCAGGCAGGCCAACCCCAGCCACAGCCAATCGCCGCGCCAGCCCAGCCGGTCCCCCATCAGGGCGACGAACAGGCCGCTCGACGCGATGCCGATCCCGACGCCGGTGTAGAGCCAGCCGGTCCAGGACTCCCGCCCGGCGCGGGCCAACGCGTCCAGCGTCATGGCGATGCCCAGGATGAACATGCCGGCGCTGGCCAGCCCGGAGACGAAGCGCAGCACCGCCCAGGCCGCCATGTCCTCGGTGAAGCCCATGCCGGCGGTCGAGGTGACGCTGGCGATCAACGCGGTGCGGAAGACGGCGGTGCGCACCGTGCCGTGGGGCACCAGCCCGGCCCCCAGCGCCCCCAGGAAATAGCCGAGATAGTTGAGCGAGGCGAGCAGCCCGGCGGCGTCGGTGCCCAGACCGGTGGCCGCCTGCATCGCCGGCAGGATCGGCGTGAAGGCGAAACGCCCCACCCCCATGGCGATGGCCAGCGCCAGCACGCCGCCGATCAGCACCCGGACCATGGCTTCCTCCCGTAGGCTCGCGTTTTTGTGTGCTCCCATCTTCGCGCGACGGAGACCTCATTTCTAATGATTTGTTTCGATGCTATGCTTCACTGTGAGTGATGGGAGATGTCCGGATCGGGGAGGCTGCGATGGACCTTGCGGGCCTGCGTGTGGTGAAGGCGGTGGCGGACGCCGGCAGCGTCAGCCGGGCGGCGGAGACGCTGAACTGCGTCCAGTCCAACGTGACGGCGCGGCTGAAGCGTCTGGAGGAGGATCTCGGCGTGCCGCTGTTCCTGCGGCTCAGCCGCGGCATGGCCCCGACGCCGGCCGGGCGGGTGCTGGCCGACTACGCCGACCGCGTGCTGCGCCTCGTCGCCCAGGCGCGCGACGCGGTGGCCGACGCGGCGGGGCGGGGCGGGCGGCTGTCCGTCGGCACCATGGAGACGACCGCCGCCGTGCGGCTGCCGCCGATCCTCGCCCGCTTCCACGCGGAGAATCCCGACGTCGACCTGACCATCGTCCCCGGCCCCACCGAAACCATGCTGGGGGAGGTGCTGGCCGGGCGCATCGACGGCGCCTTCGTCTCCGGGGCGGTGGAGCATCCCGAACTGGTCAGCCAGCCCGTCTTCGAGGAGGAGCTGGTGCTGGTCGAACCCGCCAGCGGCATCACCAGCGAGTCCGGGCGGAACACCCTGCTGGCCTTCCGGCGCGGCTGCGCCTACCGCGCGCGGGCCGAGACGGCGATGCGCGAGGCCGGGCGGGTTCCCTACCGGGTGATGGAGTTCGGGGCGCTGGAGGCCATCCTGGGCTGCGTCGGCGCCGGCATGGGCGTCACCGTCCTGCCCCGCGTCGTGGTGGAGCGGGAGCCCTGGCGTGGCCTGTTCACCGCCCGCCCGCTGCCGCCGGAACTGGCGCGCATGCCCACCCGTTTCGTCCGGCGGGTGGATTCCATGGAGACGGTGGCCCTGCGCACCTTCCTGGAGGCGGTCGCGGAGGGGAATCCGGAGGGTGGGGCTGCGTCGCTTGCGCCCACACAACCGGCGGGGTTGATCCCGTCTCGGGCGGCGTGCTAGGCAAGCGCCGCGGTCGGGCCATGGTCCCTATCATGCCCCCGGCCGCGCCCACGCGCGAGCACGTCAGTCGAAGCGTCCATCGAAGCGACTCGAACCCCGGCGCGTGAACACCGCCGGAACTGGCGAGAACAGCGGAGAACGAATCATGCCCTACGTCGTGACGGAAGACTGCATCAAGTGCAAGTACACCGATTGCGTCGAGGTCTGCCCCGTGGACTGTTTCTACGAGGGCGAGAACATGCTGGTCATCCATCCGGATGAGTGCATCGACTGCGGCGTGTGCGAGCCGGAATGCCCGGCCGAGGCCATCGTGCCGGACACCGACGGCCGTGCGGAGAAGTGGATGGAGCTGAACCGCGACTACGCGGCGCAGTGGCCCAACCTGACCCGCAAGAAGGACGCGCTGCCCGACGCCGACGCCATGAAGGGCGTGGACGGCAAGTTCGACAAGTTCTTCTCTCCGAAGGCCGGCGGCTAAGCGGAGTCGGGACTATTGCGGCGCATGGCATTCTTTTGCCGCCATGCAAAAACGACAGGTCGGCCATCGGCGGGCAACGTCAGAATCCGGACGGCTGCCCGCGCGTAGCCTTTGTAACCCGGCCGTAACATCGCTATAATACGCGCCCGGAGCCGGCCTCAGCGTCATTGCCGGAATTCCCATCGACCAAGGGCTCAGTGCAACAGTGCGCGGCGTGGAGGACCCCATCCCCACGGTGTGTCGTTGTCACCGGGCCTTTTTCGCCCCCTCCACCGGGGCGGCAAAATGGCGCGATCGCGAGAAGTGAGAGCCAACCCAAATGTCGAACAAGCTTGACTTCGAGGCCGGTGACTTCGTCGTCTACCCGGCCCATGGCGTCGGTCGGGTCGAGGGAATCGAGACCCACAGCATCGCTGGCATGGATGTTCAGCTCTACGCGATCACGTTCGAAAAAGAGCGCATGACGCTCAAGGTTCCGGTTGGCAAGGCCAAGGCCGCCGGCCTGCGCCGCCTCAGCACGAAGGACCGCATCAAGGTCGCCCTGGAGACGCTGCAGGGCCGTTCGCGCGTCCGTCGCACGATGTGGAGCCGCCGTGCCCAGGAGTATGAGGCCAAGATCAACTCCGGCGACCCGGTGGCCATCGCGGAGGTCGTTCGCGACCTGTACCGCGGCGCCGACCAGTCCGACCAGTCCTACAGCGAGCGCCAGATCTATCAGGCCGCCCTGGAGCGTCTGGCCCGCGAACTGGCCGCCGTCGAGAAGATCGACGAGACCAAGGCCACCGAGCGGCTGGAACTGGTCCTGAAGAAGGCCGCCTGATCTGTGTTCAAAGCCCTCTCCCGTTTCGGGAGAGGGTTGGCCTGAAGGCCTCTCGCGCTGGCCGAAAGCCCCCTAGCCCCCCTCCACTGCTGCGGGGGGAGGGGGCCCAGCGAAGCCATCTCTCCTCTACCGGTACTCCTTGAATCGCTCCGTCGCCTGGACCAGGGCGGCGCGGATGCCCGGCTCCATTGCGGAATGGCCAGCGTCGGGCACCACGCGGTAATCGGCCTCCGGCCAGGCGCGGCGCAGCTCGTCGGCGCTGGTGATGGGGCACACGATGTCGTAGCGGCCCTGGACGATCGCCCCCGGCAGATGCCGGATACGGTGCACGTCGCGCAACAGCCGGTCCTCCGGGGTGAAGCGGTTGGAGCGGAAGTAATGCGCTTCGATGCGGGCGAGGCCCAGCGCGTGGGTGTCCTCCGCGCTCGTCGCGATCAGCTCCGGCGAAGGCAGCAGCGAGGAGCAGGAGCCCTCATACAGGCTCCACACCCGCGCCGCCGCCATGCGGGTCGCCGCGTCCGGCGCGTTGAGCCGCCGCCAGTAGGCCTCCAGCAGGTCGCCGCGCTCCTCCGGCGGGATGTGGCCGGCGAAGGTGGCCCAGGCCTCCGGGAAGATCGTGCGCATGGAGTAGAGGAACCAGTCGACCTCCGCCTTCCGCATCAGGAAGATGCCGCGCAGGATCAGCCCCAGGCAGCGCTCCGGATGGGTCTGCCCGTAGGCCAGCGCCAGCGTCGATCCCCAGCTTCCGCCGAACAGCAGCCAGCGCTCGATCCCCAGATGGCGGCGCAGCCGTTCGGCGTCTTCCACCAGCAGCTCGGTCGTGTTGCGCCGCACTTCGCCCAGCGGGCTGGATCGGCCCGCCCCGCGCTGGTCCATCACGACGATGCGGTAATGGCCGGGATCGAAGAAGCGCCGGTGCGTCGGCGAGGCGCCCGCCCCCGGCCCTCCGTGCAGGAACAGCACCGGCACGCCGCGCGGGTTGCCCGACTGCTCCCAATAGAGCGTGTGGATCTCGTCCACGGGCAGGAAGCCGGTCTGGTAGGGGTCGATGGGCGGGAAAAGCTCGCTGCGGGGCATGAAGAGGTCCTGTCAGTCCGGGCCGAATGGAAGCAAGTGTAGGACGCCCGTCCGTCGTCCGCCACAGGCTCACTCCTCGTCGTCGTCGGAAAGGTCCGGTGGCGCAGCGGAAGGGCGCGGCGTTGGCCGGAGCGGCGATGCCGCCCCGTCCAGCCGCTCGATCTGTTCGGGATGGGTCGCCTCGATCAGCGGGCCGGCGCGCAGACCCACCCAGCCGCGCACCCGGACGACCCGTCCCTCGTAGGACAGCGGGTCGATGCCGGCGGCCACGAATTCGCGCAGCGCGGCGCGCCCGATGTGCACCGTGACGTCGATCCGCCAATCCTCGCCGAAATCCAGATAGGCGTCGCCGCCGGCCTTGCTTACCCGCAGCACCCGCCCCTCGACGATCTGGAAGCTGTCGCGGTCCCGGCGCAGCGCGTCCGGGTCGGCGGGCCGCACCGCGTAGGCGCGGGTCCGCCAGATGCCGCGCCCGGCCGCCCGCGCTCCGGCCTCCGCCGCTAGCATCTCGCGGGCCAGGGCGCGGGCGTCGGGCCGGGTGTGCACGCGGGCGAGGCCCCGCGCCAGCAACTCGCCCTGGAGCCACAGACCGTCGCCGCGTTCCACCTGGGCCAGCAGGCGGCCGTGCCGGTCGGTCCGCGCCTCCCCACGCACGCTCAGGCGCTGCCCGACGGCCAGCTCCGCCAGCGCCTGCCGCGCGGCCTCGGCCAGCGGCCAGTGATCGCCCGGCTCCGCCCCCATGGGCGGTGCGGCGGGCTCGATGCCGGCCAGACGCAGGCTGCGCCCATCCTCCAGCAGCAGGGTGGCGCCGTCGGTCACCGCGGCGACGCGCAGCTCCGGCGGCCCGGCGGTGTTCGCCATCAGCAGCAGAGCGGACAGCGTCAGCGGAAGAATGCGGCGCGGCATGGTTGGTGTGGGGGTGGAGCGGTGGAACAGGCGGACCGGATGGGGAGTTTGATCTCAGCGAGCCCCCTTCCGATATGACGACTCATGACGCCCGAACCGACGACCGAACGCAAGCCGTCTTCCCCGTCCCCGCTGCGCCGGATCGCCGCCGCGGCGCTGGCCGTCCTGCTGCTCACCTCGGCCGGCACCCCGGCCGACGCCCAGATCTTCGGCGGCAGCGAGGAGTCGATCGGCGCGCAGGAGCATCCCAAGATCCTCGCCCAGTATGGCGGGGCCTACCCCGACCAGCGGCTGCAGGCCTACATCACCGGCATTGGCAACCGGCTGGCCGCCCAGACCGACCGCTCCGGCCCCTGGACCTTCACCGTCCTGGACAGCGACGTGGTCAACGCCTTCGCCCTGCCCGGCGGCTACGTCTACATCACCCGCGGCCTGCTGGCGCTCGCCAAGGACGAGGCGGAGGTGGCGAGCGTGCTGGGGCACGAGATCGGCCACGTCATCGCCCACCATGGCCAGGAGAGGCAGACCAACCAGACCATCGCCGGGCTGCTCGCCGCCGGCATCGGCCTCGTGCTGGGCAGTCCGGAGCTGGCGCAGATCGCCAACATCGGCGGCACCGCCCTGCTCGCCCGCTACTCGCGCGGCCAGGAGTCGGAGGCCGACCGGCTGGGCATCGAGTATCTGCACCGCGCCGGCTACGACCCCTTCGCCATGGCGACCTTCCTGGAGACCATGCGCCGCGACACCCAATATTCCGGCCTGCGCGCCGGCAAGGGGGCGGCGGAGGGCGGCTTCGACTTCTTTGCCACCCACCCGCAGACCGCGTCGCGCGTCGACGAGGCGGCGGCCATCGCCCGCGAGCTTCCTCGTGGGGCGCGGCCCGTCGATCCCTACATGACGGCGATGGACGGGGTGATCTACGGCGACAGCCCGGAGAACGGCTTCGTCCGCGGTCGCAGCTTCGCCCACCCGCAGCTCGGCATTGCCTTCGACGTGCCGCAGGGATACAGCCTGCTCAACGGGGCGCAGCAGGTGATCGCCAAGGGTCCCAACGGCGGCGCCATCGTGTTCGACGGCGGCAAGGCGCCGGGCGCGGGCGACCCCGCCGCCTATCTGACCGGCAGCTGGGCGCAGGGGGCGCCGTTGAGGGACCTGCAATCCTTCACCGTCAACGGCATGCCGGCGGCGACCGCGCTGACCCAGGGCAAGACCGACGCCGGGGCGGTGGACGTGCGGTTGGTCGCCATCCGCGCCGACTCCGGCACCCTCTACCGCTTCACCTTCCTGGCCCCCGGCGGCGCGCTGTCGCGCTTCGACGCCGATTTCCGCCAGACCGCCACCAGCTTTCGCCGGCTGACCCGGCAGGAGGCCGCGTCCTACCAGCCCCGGCGCATCCGCGTGCAGACCGTCCGCCCCGGCGACAGCGTCGAGAGCTTCGTCCGCCAGATGCCGCGGGAGCCCTACGCGGAGGAGTTGTTCCGGATCATCAACGACCTGCCGCCGGGCACGCCGATCCAGCCCGGACGTCCGGTGAAGATCATCACCGGCTGACGGCACTCGGTTGAAGGCGCCCCGTTGACGGCGGGGTGACCGTTACAGGACGCGGCGCGATGGCCGATTGCCGATGGCCGCGTGCGTCCTGTAGGCTCCGCGCCATGGCTGACCACCCCACCAAACGGCGTTTTCTTCAAACCGGCTTGCGCATCGCCCGGCTGAAGGAGGCCGCGCGCAAAAAGGGTGGTCCGCGCCGGACGCGCCCGCCCGCGCTGGGACGCCCGCGCCTGCGCCTGCCCATCGCGGCGGTGCTGGTGGCCGGCTTCGGGTCGCTGATGCTGCTGGCGGTGGCCAGCGTGCTGGTGCTCGGTCTCGTCAGCGCCAGCCGCAACACCTTCACCCTGCTGAACGACCGCGCCGACCTCGCTTTGTCGGGGGTGGAGGTGCGCATCCGCAACCAGCTCAACCCCGCACGGGACATGGCCCGTTTCGTGGCCGGACTGATGGAGCGGGGGGAGCTGGACCCGACCGATTCCCGCTCGCTCCAGGACACGTTGCGCGGCGCGCTGGCCGGGGCGCCGGACGTCACGGGCATCGCCTTCTTCCATCCCGACCGCACCGGCCTGCGCGCCGACCGGCTGGGCAACCAGCTCCACATCGGACGGGAGGATCTGCGCCACGAGCCGGAGCTGGCGCCCGAACTGCGCAACGGCGCTGACCGCACCACCGCCGTCTGGGCCGACCCGCTGTGGTCGAAGGAGGCGGGGACCAGCTTCGTCACCCTGTTCCAGCCGGTGCGGCGCAACGGCGCCTATCTGGGGCAGGTGGTGGTCGGGGTGTCGCTGGGCGACCTCTCGCGCTTCCTGTCCACGCTCTATGTGGA from Azospirillum brasilense includes the following:
- a CDS encoding TerC family protein, with the protein product MLELFSDPQVWASLLTLTALEIVLGIDNIIFISIMAAKLPVHQQQKARQLGLALALLMRLALLASISWVATLTEPLVTVFGMGFSGRDLILLGGGLFLLAKGTIEIHNTVEGHEEDSAAPKLASFGAVVGQIIVLDIVFSLDSVITAVGMSNDLPVMVTAVIIAMAVMLFAARPVGDFVNRHVTVKMLALSFLLLVGVALIADGFGFHIPKGYLYFAIAFSTLVEALNLMAAARRKRKKAEAH
- a CDS encoding cyclic nucleotide-binding/CBS domain-containing protein, translated to MMKRKLVPDVVKSQELILVTEDTSVLTVSKLMAEKNIGAVLVVNHGDLVGIVTERDLNNKVLSTQIDAFETEVSAIMTRNPDTLSPDADAIEALTLMQSKHYRHLPITQGKRAVGIVSIRDLFKLAYEHLVEEVEFRDGLMRT
- a CDS encoding DUF938 domain-containing protein produces the protein MFDPLHPEESRRHAPATERNRAPILEVLRRVLPPQGLVLEVASGTGQHAVAFAEALPGVTWQPSDPDPALRDSVRSWAAAAALTNLRDPLDLDAAAPDWPVHSADAVVCINMIHIAPWEAALGLFAGAARLLPTGGPLLLYGPFTRGGRHSATSNAAFDADLKARNPAWGVRDLDAVERAAAGFALAELVEMPANNLTVVLRRR
- a CDS encoding YbfB/YjiJ family MFS transporter; this encodes MVRVLIGGVLALAIAMGVGRFAFTPILPAMQAATGLGTDAAGLLASLNYLGYFLGALGAGLVPHGTVRTAVFRTALIASVTSTAGMGFTEDMAAWAVLRFVSGLASAGMFILGIAMTLDALARAGRESWTGWLYTGVGIGIASSGLFVALMGDRLGWRGDWLWLGLACLGFGTLSWLWVTDPPRAAAHTAAGTAGGGSPQPSAPLVLLTLAYFLEGAGYIVTGTFLVAILKTMPETAQLGAAAWMVTGLAAMPSGIVWAAAGRKLGLWRALILAHVVQAVGILLPITGSPAAAVVSAALFGGTFIGIVTLSFTLGRQLSGGASARVIGALTAVYGLGQIVGPVPAGLVVARTGSFDSALVGATAVVLVSAALLAAGAWMAGRSGPATVALDARRG
- a CDS encoding LysR family transcriptional regulator, translated to MDLAGLRVVKAVADAGSVSRAAETLNCVQSNVTARLKRLEEDLGVPLFLRLSRGMAPTPAGRVLADYADRVLRLVAQARDAVADAAGRGGRLSVGTMETTAAVRLPPILARFHAENPDVDLTIVPGPTETMLGEVLAGRIDGAFVSGAVEHPELVSQPVFEEELVLVEPASGITSESGRNTLLAFRRGCAYRARAETAMREAGRVPYRVMEFGALEAILGCVGAGMGVTVLPRVVVEREPWRGLFTARPLPPELARMPTRFVRRVDSMETVALRTFLEAVAEGNPEGGAASLAPTQPAGLIPSRAAC
- the fdxA gene encoding ferredoxin FdxA; amino-acid sequence: MPYVVTEDCIKCKYTDCVEVCPVDCFYEGENMLVIHPDECIDCGVCEPECPAEAIVPDTDGRAEKWMELNRDYAAQWPNLTRKKDALPDADAMKGVDGKFDKFFSPKAGG
- a CDS encoding CarD family transcriptional regulator, whose product is MSNKLDFEAGDFVVYPAHGVGRVEGIETHSIAGMDVQLYAITFEKERMTLKVPVGKAKAAGLRRLSTKDRIKVALETLQGRSRVRRTMWSRRAQEYEAKINSGDPVAIAEVVRDLYRGADQSDQSYSERQIYQAALERLARELAAVEKIDETKATERLELVLKKAA
- the pip gene encoding prolyl aminopeptidase encodes the protein MPRSELFPPIDPYQTGFLPVDEIHTLYWEQSGNPRGVPVLFLHGGPGAGASPTHRRFFDPGHYRIVVMDQRGAGRSSPLGEVRRNTTELLVEDAERLRRHLGIERWLLFGGSWGSTLALAYGQTHPERCLGLILRGIFLMRKAEVDWFLYSMRTIFPEAWATFAGHIPPEERGDLLEAYWRRLNAPDAATRMAAARVWSLYEGSCSSLLPSPELIATSAEDTHALGLARIEAHYFRSNRFTPEDRLLRDVHRIRHLPGAIVQGRYDIVCPITSADELRRAWPEADYRVVPDAGHSAMEPGIRAALVQATERFKEYR
- a CDS encoding thermonuclease family protein — encoded protein: MPRRILPLTLSALLLMANTAGPPELRVAAVTDGATLLLEDGRSLRLAGIEPAAPPMGAEPGDHWPLAEAARQALAELAVGQRLSVRGEARTDRHGRLLAQVERGDGLWLQGELLARGLARVHTRPDARALAREMLAAEAGARAAGRGIWRTRAYAVRPADPDALRRDRDSFQIVEGRVLRVSKAGGDAYLDFGEDWRIDVTVHIGRAALREFVAAGIDPLSYEGRVVRVRGWVGLRAGPLIEATHPEQIERLDGAASPLRPTPRPSAAPPDLSDDDEE
- a CDS encoding M48 family metalloprotease, which gives rise to MTPEPTTERKPSSPSPLRRIAAAALAVLLLTSAGTPADAQIFGGSEESIGAQEHPKILAQYGGAYPDQRLQAYITGIGNRLAAQTDRSGPWTFTVLDSDVVNAFALPGGYVYITRGLLALAKDEAEVASVLGHEIGHVIAHHGQERQTNQTIAGLLAAGIGLVLGSPELAQIANIGGTALLARYSRGQESEADRLGIEYLHRAGYDPFAMATFLETMRRDTQYSGLRAGKGAAEGGFDFFATHPQTASRVDEAAAIARELPRGARPVDPYMTAMDGVIYGDSPENGFVRGRSFAHPQLGIAFDVPQGYSLLNGAQQVIAKGPNGGAIVFDGGKAPGAGDPAAYLTGSWAQGAPLRDLQSFTVNGMPAATALTQGKTDAGAVDVRLVAIRADSGTLYRFTFLAPGGALSRFDADFRQTATSFRRLTRQEAASYQPRRIRVQTVRPGDSVESFVRQMPREPYAEELFRIINDLPPGTPIQPGRPVKIITG